A single Phycisphaerae bacterium DNA region contains:
- a CDS encoding heavy metal translocating P-type ATPase, with protein MSVPDSSKLPISERRLHTLIALFTVAAIVGHLILRFAVQAPRSTCEIPLLAALLLGGGPLVIELTVRLLRFEFGSDLLAGISIVTSIVLGEYLAGALVVLMLSGGEALEGYAVRSASDVLEALSNRMPARAHRKTDDHFEDVAIEQIRVGDLLIIFPHEVCPIDGTVVEGHGVMDESYLTGEPYMMSKTPGSTVLSGAINGESALTIRADKLAVDSRYAKIMQVMEISAQQRPRLRRLGDQLGAYYTPIAIAIGLIAWALSGQSIRFLAVMVIATPCPLLIAIPVTIIGSISLAAKRAIVIRDPIVLERIDTCRTVMFDKTGTLTYGKPKLTEQVIDSAFHPGEVLAWAASIERYSKHPLSGAILAAAEQAGIVTHEASEIHERAGKGLWGRVGGKVVRITHRNQLLAEQPELSSRLPDIVGGLECVMLIDGQYAATYRFRDTPRAEGALFVRHLGTRHKINRVLLITGDRESEARYLAEQVGIRDIHFSRSPEEKLEIVRKETALAHTLFVGDGINDAPALMAATVGIAFGSDSDVTVEAAGAVVMDSSLEKIDELLHISRRMRSIALQSALGGMALSVLGMILAAAGYLPPVAGAIAQEIIDVFAVLNALRVAFPPKALIDYDRS; from the coding sequence ATAAGCGTGCCCGACAGTTCAAAATTGCCAATATCTGAGCGAAGGCTCCACACGCTGATTGCACTGTTTACGGTGGCCGCCATCGTGGGCCATCTCATCCTTCGGTTTGCCGTTCAGGCTCCCCGATCCACGTGCGAAATCCCCCTGCTCGCCGCTTTGCTGCTGGGTGGCGGCCCGCTCGTGATTGAGCTCACCGTGCGTCTGCTGAGATTCGAGTTCGGCTCGGATCTGCTCGCGGGCATCTCCATCGTCACTTCAATCGTGCTGGGTGAGTATCTGGCCGGCGCGCTGGTCGTTCTCATGCTTTCGGGTGGTGAGGCATTGGAGGGTTACGCCGTTCGCAGCGCGTCGGACGTGCTTGAAGCACTGTCCAATCGCATGCCGGCGAGGGCTCATCGCAAGACCGACGATCATTTCGAGGATGTCGCGATCGAACAGATCCGCGTCGGCGATCTGCTGATCATATTCCCCCACGAAGTGTGCCCCATTGACGGCACCGTCGTCGAAGGCCACGGCGTAATGGACGAGTCCTACCTCACGGGCGAACCTTATATGATGTCCAAGACGCCCGGATCAACCGTGCTCTCCGGCGCGATCAACGGCGAATCCGCGCTGACCATCCGTGCCGACAAGCTCGCGGTCGACTCGCGCTACGCGAAGATCATGCAGGTCATGGAGATTTCCGCGCAGCAGCGGCCGCGGCTACGCCGATTGGGTGACCAGCTCGGCGCCTACTACACGCCGATTGCGATCGCGATCGGATTGATTGCCTGGGCACTGAGCGGGCAGAGCATCCGATTTCTGGCGGTCATGGTCATCGCCACGCCATGCCCGCTTCTGATCGCCATTCCCGTCACGATCATCGGTTCAATTTCGCTCGCCGCGAAGCGGGCAATCGTGATTCGCGATCCGATCGTTCTGGAGAGAATCGATACCTGCCGCACCGTAATGTTTGATAAAACGGGGACGCTTACCTATGGCAAGCCGAAGCTGACCGAGCAGGTGATTGACTCGGCATTTCATCCCGGGGAGGTTCTTGCATGGGCGGCGAGCATCGAGCGATATTCCAAGCATCCGCTCTCGGGAGCCATTCTGGCAGCCGCCGAGCAGGCCGGAATCGTGACCCACGAAGCGAGTGAAATCCACGAACGCGCGGGCAAAGGGTTGTGGGGCAGGGTCGGAGGCAAGGTGGTCCGCATCACCCATCGCAATCAACTGCTCGCTGAACAGCCCGAACTGTCGTCGCGCCTTCCTGACATCGTCGGTGGCCTCGAATGCGTCATGCTCATTGACGGCCAATACGCAGCGACTTACCGATTCCGCGACACACCGCGCGCCGAGGGCGCGTTGTTTGTTCGGCATCTGGGAACCCGGCACAAGATCAATCGCGTCCTGCTCATCACCGGCGACCGCGAATCCGAGGCAAGATACCTCGCGGAACAGGTCGGAATCAGAGACATTCACTTCAGCCGGTCTCCAGAGGAGAAGCTGGAGATCGTTCGAAAGGAGACGGCACTGGCCCATACGCTCTTCGTCGGTGACGGGATCAACGACGCCCCCGCCCTGATGGCCGCCACCGTCGGCATCGCATTCGGCAGCGACAGCGACGTGACGGTCGAAGCCGCCGGCGCGGTTGTAATGGATAGCTCCCTCGAGAAGATCGACGAACTCCTGCACATCAGTCGTCGTATGAGAAGCATTGCACTGCAAAGCGCACTCGGCGGCATGGCGTTGAGTGTCCTCGGCATGATTCTCGCCGCAGCGGGCTACTTACCTCCCGTGGCCGGCGCGATCGCACAGGAAATCATCGATGTCTTCGCGGTGCTGAATGCCTTGCGCGTGGCATTCCCACCGAAAGCACTGATCGACTACGACCGGAGTTGA
- a CDS encoding DedA family protein — MVPFIESLIETYGYTALLIGTFLEGETVLVAAGFAAHRGYLALPWVFLVAFVGSTAGDQFWFYVGRWRGRAYITSRPRWAVRAEQLQARLTRFEIPIVLGFRFMYGLRTVTPLVLGASGYNPARFALLNVAGAAAWSVLVGTAGYVFGNAFELLIGDAKRYEMWMLCVVLVVGALFWVYRAISGRKRPTADSEKHTPGSLPP; from the coding sequence ATCGTGCCATTCATTGAATCGTTGATTGAAACCTACGGGTACACGGCGCTCCTGATCGGCACCTTTCTGGAGGGAGAGACCGTGTTGGTCGCCGCGGGTTTTGCGGCGCACCGCGGATACCTCGCGCTTCCCTGGGTTTTCCTTGTCGCGTTCGTGGGCTCAACCGCCGGCGACCAGTTCTGGTTCTATGTCGGGCGCTGGCGGGGGCGGGCATACATCACCTCCCGGCCGCGCTGGGCAGTTCGTGCCGAACAATTGCAGGCCAGGTTGACGCGTTTTGAGATTCCAATCGTGCTGGGCTTCCGTTTCATGTACGGACTTCGGACGGTCACCCCGTTGGTACTCGGAGCGAGCGGATACAATCCAGCCCGGTTCGCACTTCTGAATGTGGCTGGCGCCGCCGCGTGGTCCGTATTGGTCGGTACGGCTGGTTATGTATTCGGCAATGCGTTCGAACTCCTGATCGGAGACGCCAAGCGATACGAAATGTGGATGCTATGCGTCGTTCTTGTTGTCGGTGCGTTGTTCTGGGTCTATCGCGCGATCAGCGGTCGAAAGCGG
- a CDS encoding PQQ-like beta-propeller repeat protein, translated as MALIAAAATTNVRADDWPQWRGPARDGIWRETGIVETFAKSKTDPKWSVPIAGGYSGPTVAEGRVYVMDRLVDPRQVERVHCFDIRDGRKIWSHEYEAVYKVDYDAGPRANVTIDGGRAFSIGAMGHFHCLDARTGEVLWKKDLNAEYKIRMPVWGISGAPLIEGNRVIVQIGGEGESCLVAFNKVNGEELWRSLDDTASYSAPVIFEREGNRILVCYTASYVVGADPATGRLEWNIPFPAKRVVIGIATPVLEGDYLFLTNFFDGSLMLRLSKDGKSATELWRRGGKDEQHTDALHAIISTPWLAGDYIYGVDSYGELRCLDAKTGDRIWESDKAVRHERWSTIHFVWNEPQQRMWMFNEEGDLIIARLTPKGYEEISRTHILKPTRDQLPSRRGGVCWSHPAFADRSVFARSDKELVCVDLAK; from the coding sequence ATGGCTCTGATCGCCGCCGCGGCGACAACCAACGTTCGCGCGGATGATTGGCCGCAGTGGCGCGGGCCGGCGCGTGACGGAATCTGGCGGGAAACGGGCATCGTCGAGACGTTCGCCAAGTCGAAGACGGATCCCAAATGGTCCGTCCCCATTGCCGGCGGATACAGCGGTCCCACGGTTGCCGAAGGTCGCGTGTATGTGATGGATCGGCTCGTCGATCCGAGGCAGGTTGAACGCGTACATTGCTTCGACATTCGCGATGGCCGAAAAATCTGGTCACATGAGTATGAGGCCGTGTACAAAGTGGACTACGACGCCGGTCCGCGGGCCAACGTGACGATTGACGGCGGTCGGGCCTTTTCAATCGGGGCGATGGGTCACTTCCATTGTCTTGATGCGAGGACCGGCGAAGTGCTGTGGAAGAAAGACCTCAATGCGGAATACAAAATTCGCATGCCCGTGTGGGGTATATCCGGAGCGCCGCTGATCGAAGGCAATCGGGTCATCGTGCAGATCGGCGGCGAAGGCGAATCGTGCCTGGTCGCGTTCAACAAGGTGAATGGGGAGGAACTCTGGCGTTCTCTTGATGACACCGCATCGTACTCCGCGCCGGTCATCTTCGAACGCGAAGGCAACCGTATTCTCGTGTGCTACACCGCGAGTTATGTAGTGGGTGCGGATCCAGCAACCGGAAGGCTTGAATGGAATATTCCGTTTCCGGCCAAGCGCGTGGTCATCGGCATCGCCACACCCGTCCTGGAGGGTGACTACCTCTTCTTAACGAATTTCTTCGATGGCTCACTCATGCTCAGGCTCTCAAAGGATGGAAAAAGCGCGACGGAACTTTGGCGCCGCGGTGGAAAGGACGAACAACACACCGACGCTCTCCACGCCATCATCTCCACGCCTTGGCTCGCAGGTGATTACATCTACGGCGTCGATAGCTATGGTGAGCTACGCTGCCTTGATGCAAAGACCGGCGATCGGATCTGGGAGAGCGACAAGGCCGTCAGGCACGAGCGCTGGTCCACCATCCATTTCGTCTGGAACGAGCCGCAACAGCGCATGTGGATGTTCAATGAAGAAGGCGATTTGATCATCGCCCGGCTGACTCCCAAAGGCTATGAAGAAATCAGCCGGACCCACATCCTCAAACCGACGCGCGATCAACTCCCCTCGCGCCGCGGCGGCGTGTGCTGGTCCCATCCGGCCTTCGCTGACCGCAGCGTCTTCGCACGGAGCGACAAGGAACTGGTGTGCGTTGATCTGGCGAAGTGA
- a CDS encoding crotonobetainyl-CoA--carnitine CoA-transferase: MNDHDTQHPAYSSAQEIERRRAFIEQFRACPIPEQELLVNLGLFINRQSMSRMLYIHDLFRRIVPVHGVIMEFGVRWGQNLALFSSFRGIYEPYNFNRKIIGFDTFAGFPAVAEEDGRSEQVRIGGFGVTADYKEYLHSLLQYHESESPLPHIRKFELVEGDATKTLPVYLERHPETIVALAYFDFDLYDPTRACLELIRERVPRGGIIAFDELNCREFPGETRAVMDVFGIHRCRLERTSHNPTPGFMVIE, encoded by the coding sequence ATGAACGATCACGACACCCAGCATCCCGCCTATTCTTCCGCGCAGGAGATCGAGAGGCGCCGGGCTTTTATTGAGCAGTTCCGCGCGTGCCCGATTCCGGAGCAGGAGTTGCTGGTCAATCTGGGACTGTTTATCAACCGGCAGTCGATGTCCCGCATGCTCTACATTCACGACCTGTTTCGGCGCATCGTGCCCGTACATGGTGTCATCATGGAGTTCGGTGTGCGATGGGGACAGAACCTCGCGCTGTTCTCATCGTTCAGGGGAATCTACGAACCCTACAACTTCAATCGGAAGATCATCGGATTCGACACGTTCGCCGGTTTCCCGGCCGTCGCTGAAGAGGACGGTCGATCGGAACAGGTCCGAATCGGCGGATTCGGCGTCACGGCGGATTACAAGGAATATCTTCATTCCCTGCTTCAGTATCATGAGTCGGAAAGCCCGCTGCCTCACATCCGCAAATTCGAGTTGGTTGAGGGTGACGCAACAAAGACACTTCCGGTTTATCTTGAGCGACACCCGGAGACGATCGTGGCCTTGGCCTACTTCGACTTTGACCTGTATGACCCGACGCGGGCCTGCCTCGAGCTGATTCGGGAGCGCGTTCCACGCGGCGGCATTATCGCATTTGACGAGTTGAACTGCCGCGAATTTCCGGGTGAAACGCGAGCGGTAATGGATGTCTTCGGTATTCATCGCTGCCGCCTGGAGCGCACGTCTCATAATCCGACGCCAGGCTTCATGGTCATCGAATAG
- a CDS encoding TetR/AcrR family transcriptional regulator — protein MDRAKPHHSGEEKARSVRKSRSPRMKADDRRKQLLEAAIQCFASYGYKGATTAILARAAHVSEPVLYQHFKSKQDLFVMLIHEVGREVIRSWRHAIAPLKSPMDQLRVLFRLNPATTDARTRQLYRVIFMAQTEINDPRIHAALCDHYEQYARFLAHVLKRAQRTHQVRRDVSPVGLAWQLIHAAIGFAFIKPLDIPGHATPANVEQTIGLLIELLAGDDLGKS, from the coding sequence ATGGATCGAGCGAAGCCACATCACAGCGGAGAAGAGAAGGCTCGATCCGTCCGCAAATCGCGATCTCCGCGCATGAAGGCCGACGATCGGCGCAAGCAACTTCTTGAGGCCGCCATCCAGTGTTTCGCCAGCTACGGGTACAAAGGGGCAACGACGGCGATACTCGCCAGAGCGGCGCATGTATCCGAGCCGGTGCTGTACCAGCACTTCAAGAGCAAGCAGGACCTCTTCGTAATGCTGATCCATGAAGTGGGGCGGGAGGTGATTCGGAGCTGGCGCCACGCGATCGCCCCACTGAAATCGCCGATGGACCAGTTGCGCGTACTGTTTCGGCTGAACCCCGCAACCACGGACGCCCGTACACGGCAGCTCTATCGCGTCATCTTCATGGCTCAAACTGAAATCAACGACCCGCGCATCCATGCCGCGCTATGCGATCACTACGAACAGTACGCGCGATTCCTCGCCCATGTGCTGAAGCGCGCCCAGCGCACGCATCAGGTTCGGCGGGATGTCTCCCCCGTCGGCCTGGCCTGGCAGTTGATCCACGCCGCGATCGGCTTCGCTTTCATCAAGCCGCTCGACATTCCGGGCCATGCGACCCCGGCAAACGTCGAACAGACCATCGGACTATTGATTGAGTTGCTTGCGGGTGATGACCTGGGCAAGAGTTGA
- a CDS encoding twin-arginine translocase TatA/TatE family subunit — protein MLAQSQVLAFLNSIGVPEMIVIGVIALLIFGRRLPEVGRSLGKSFVEFKKGLKDTSDDIEQIKDDASRSIREDKSADRPVHFNDPNKSSSDSKTAH, from the coding sequence ATGCTCGCGCAGTCTCAGGTTCTGGCGTTTTTGAATTCAATCGGCGTACCGGAGATGATTGTCATCGGCGTGATCGCGCTGCTGATCTTCGGTCGGCGATTGCCGGAAGTGGGCCGATCGCTGGGCAAGAGCTTCGTCGAATTCAAGAAGGGGCTTAAGGACACGAGCGACGACATTGAACAGATCAAGGATGATGCGTCTCGCTCGATTCGCGAGGACAAGTCGGCCGATCGACCGGTGCACTTCAACGATCCGAATAAGTCATCCTCCGATTCGAAGACCGCCCACTGA
- a CDS encoding GGDEF domain-containing protein, translating into MPFQSNKPVATRKFIRFTMIAFALALVCAAMAAHEFRRSAATRELFAQDAERIARDVIDEFGRAVDPDLHNLQSLCSRSLSKRQVFVARVMDSTGKVLAHAEKTSAFESVLARSSSREVPDGGALAEMIDTAQLKEPADGIYAIVTTKLHSASASNPLTLAVIARVDLRGIDAKADLWQFHLPLACIMIAGLFVVDARLNRRLVDPLTTLARTSAEFDPCAEPTESEPEAPVDSLAARGSLAELLSLNESISAAQMHCRLWRRMTQITERRVDSQVARETKRIISDLNRVRKEAWQDALTGVNNRRYLEEQFPPIFDAQFNANRDLSVIMFDLDNFKQVNDTIGHGAGDDVLRFTGELLRQCVRSDDCAIRYGGDEFIVILPGASADSAARLANRILSLFAQRLRAMFDKTLLPTLTAGVASIFGNRAKTPGELLACADHALLSAKQAGKAQAVTSPIDAAHFRQSGRTMRIQVRSSTPLPAKL; encoded by the coding sequence ATGCCCTTTCAAAGCAACAAGCCCGTCGCAACGCGCAAGTTCATCCGCTTCACAATGATTGCCTTCGCCTTGGCACTCGTCTGCGCGGCGATGGCGGCGCACGAGTTCCGTCGCAGTGCAGCGACGAGAGAACTGTTCGCACAGGACGCCGAACGAATCGCACGGGACGTGATTGACGAATTCGGTCGGGCGGTGGATCCGGATCTTCACAATCTGCAATCTCTTTGCTCACGATCCCTCTCGAAACGACAGGTATTCGTCGCTCGCGTAATGGATTCGACGGGCAAGGTCCTGGCACATGCTGAGAAAACGTCCGCCTTCGAAAGCGTTCTCGCCCGATCGTCGAGCCGCGAGGTACCTGACGGCGGCGCCCTCGCTGAAATGATCGACACCGCCCAGCTGAAGGAACCTGCCGACGGCATCTATGCGATCGTCACGACGAAGCTTCATAGCGCTAGCGCATCAAATCCGCTCACTCTGGCGGTCATCGCCCGCGTGGACTTGCGCGGCATCGATGCAAAAGCGGACCTGTGGCAGTTTCATCTGCCATTGGCGTGCATCATGATCGCTGGGTTGTTCGTGGTGGACGCTCGATTGAATCGCCGGTTGGTCGATCCGCTGACCACGCTTGCCCGTACAAGCGCCGAATTCGACCCGTGTGCCGAACCGACCGAATCCGAGCCGGAAGCGCCAGTCGATTCTTTGGCCGCGCGAGGCAGTCTGGCGGAGTTGTTGTCGCTCAACGAGAGCATTTCGGCCGCTCAAATGCACTGTCGGCTTTGGCGGCGAATGACCCAGATCACCGAACGACGCGTCGATTCGCAAGTTGCCCGCGAAACAAAACGGATCATTTCGGACCTGAATCGCGTGCGAAAGGAGGCGTGGCAGGACGCATTGACCGGCGTTAACAACCGGCGCTACCTCGAAGAGCAATTTCCGCCGATTTTTGACGCCCAGTTCAACGCGAACCGCGACCTCAGCGTCATCATGTTTGATCTCGACAACTTCAAACAGGTCAATGACACGATCGGACACGGTGCCGGCGATGACGTGCTTCGCTTTACCGGCGAGCTGCTCCGGCAGTGCGTCCGGTCAGATGATTGCGCAATCCGCTACGGCGGCGATGAATTCATCGTCATCCTGCCCGGTGCATCGGCCGATTCCGCCGCCCGGCTGGCCAATCGCATTCTGTCCTTGTTCGCACAGCGACTTCGGGCCATGTTTGACAAAACGCTGCTGCCGACACTGACCGCTGGCGTTGCGAGCATCTTCGGCAACAGGGCCAAGACGCCGGGAGAGCTACTCGCCTGTGCGGATCACGCCCTCCTGTCGGCAAAACAAGCCGGCAAGGCCCAAGCCGTGACGTCACCAATCGATGCGGCACATTTCCGCCAATCGGGACGCACCATGCGTATCCAAGTTCGTTCGTCGACACCACTGCCCGCGAAACTATAA
- the mgtA gene encoding magnesium-translocating P-type ATPase produces the protein MATGEHRSKFVSLHPRPVGLPSEFPRPTYSIHVSPLLIEVSALSVDAAYQRLKTSSDGLTNDEAEHRLSECGLNVVEGDGRKSSWVLLWHAVFNPLVILLLMLAIISFATGDASAGVVMSLMIALGVSLRIIQEAKADYAAAKLKSMLSATAAVIRQGRSEERAVSHIAPGDLIRLAAGDMIPADVRILSAKDLFVIQGALTGESIPIEKFDADKGGAGRSPLELDNIAFLGTSVHSGSALAVVVATGRQTYLGSMAASFDTTPAPTAFDRGVSRFTWLMLRLVFVMVPLVFVINGLTKGNWREAFFFSLAVAVGLTPEMLPMIVSVCLSKGAQAMSRKKVIVKRINAIQNIGAIDILCTDKTGTLTMDRVILERHCDAALEENDEVLALAYMNSHFQTGLRNVLDRAVLAHEETHAHARIPDHAKVDEIPFDFERRMMSVVIRTPEGKDRIIGKGAPEAIFPRCRYFELDGETNPLNDLLLDDLKEEYERLSADGFRVLAIAYRDRDPKPDGEAYGKDDESDMVLKGYVAFLDPPKESAAAAIRALQNHGVAIKVVTGDNELVARKICHEVGIPTEHALVGGQVEEMTDEQLAVAAESTTLFARVSPAHKKRIIQALQAGNHTVGFLGDGINDAPALRSADVGVSVDAAVDIARESADMILLEKSLLVLDEGVLEGRRVFANILKYIGMGASSNFGNMFSVLGASLFVPYLPMTPIQILTNNLLYDLSQTAIPTDEVDAEQIARPRPWDIGSIWRFIVLIGPCSSIFDYLTFFMMLNVFHCWALDRASVFQTGWFVESLLTQTLIIYVIRTRKIPFLQSRASWPLMVTTTCIMAVGLAIPFSVIGPHLGFTHLPPLYWLLLSGITVGYLLLTQSVKTWLVRRQWI, from the coding sequence ATGGCGACGGGTGAACATCGCTCCAAGTTCGTCTCATTGCATCCCAGGCCGGTGGGCCTTCCCAGCGAATTCCCCAGGCCGACGTATTCGATCCATGTCTCACCGCTGCTGATCGAAGTGTCTGCGCTGTCGGTCGATGCGGCCTATCAACGGCTGAAGACCAGTTCCGACGGGCTGACAAACGACGAGGCGGAGCACCGGCTTTCCGAATGTGGCCTGAATGTCGTCGAGGGCGACGGTCGAAAAAGCTCGTGGGTCCTCTTGTGGCACGCGGTATTCAATCCGCTCGTCATCCTGTTGTTAATGCTGGCGATCATCTCCTTCGCGACGGGTGATGCGTCCGCCGGTGTGGTGATGTCGCTGATGATTGCGCTGGGTGTCAGCCTTCGCATCATCCAGGAAGCAAAGGCGGACTACGCGGCGGCAAAGTTGAAAAGCATGCTCTCGGCGACCGCCGCCGTGATTCGTCAGGGCCGGAGCGAGGAGCGCGCTGTTTCGCACATCGCGCCGGGCGACCTCATTCGCTTGGCCGCCGGCGACATGATTCCCGCGGATGTACGCATTCTTTCGGCCAAGGACCTGTTTGTGATTCAGGGGGCATTGACGGGCGAATCCATCCCGATCGAAAAGTTTGATGCGGACAAGGGCGGCGCGGGCAGATCGCCTCTTGAGTTGGACAATATCGCATTTCTTGGTACGAGCGTTCACAGCGGTTCAGCGCTGGCCGTTGTCGTGGCGACGGGACGGCAGACCTATCTGGGCAGTATGGCCGCGTCGTTTGACACGACCCCGGCTCCGACGGCCTTTGATCGGGGCGTCTCGCGATTCACCTGGTTGATGCTTCGACTGGTCTTCGTGATGGTACCGCTGGTCTTTGTCATCAACGGACTGACCAAGGGAAACTGGCGCGAGGCCTTTTTTTTCTCGCTGGCGGTGGCGGTCGGACTCACGCCTGAGATGCTGCCGATGATCGTGAGTGTGTGCCTGTCCAAGGGTGCGCAGGCGATGTCGAGGAAGAAGGTCATCGTCAAGCGCATCAATGCAATTCAGAATATCGGCGCGATCGACATTCTATGTACGGACAAAACGGGCACGCTCACGATGGATCGTGTGATCCTGGAGCGGCATTGTGACGCGGCCCTCGAGGAGAATGACGAGGTCCTGGCACTTGCTTATATGAACAGCCATTTTCAGACGGGCCTGAGGAATGTGCTGGATCGGGCCGTACTTGCGCATGAGGAGACACACGCCCACGCCCGGATTCCGGATCATGCCAAGGTCGATGAGATCCCGTTCGACTTCGAACGCCGCATGATGTCCGTGGTGATCCGAACGCCTGAAGGGAAGGATCGAATCATCGGCAAGGGCGCGCCGGAGGCGATTTTTCCGCGATGTCGCTATTTCGAACTCGATGGAGAGACGAACCCGCTGAACGATCTGCTGCTCGACGACCTCAAGGAGGAGTATGAACGACTCTCGGCCGACGGCTTTCGCGTGTTGGCCATCGCCTACCGGGATCGGGATCCAAAGCCGGACGGGGAGGCGTACGGTAAGGACGATGAATCAGATATGGTTCTTAAAGGCTACGTCGCCTTTCTGGATCCGCCCAAGGAATCTGCGGCCGCGGCGATAAGGGCTTTGCAGAATCATGGCGTCGCAATCAAGGTCGTGACGGGGGACAACGAGCTCGTCGCGAGGAAAATCTGCCACGAAGTTGGAATCCCGACCGAACATGCGCTTGTGGGCGGTCAGGTCGAGGAAATGACCGACGAGCAGCTCGCGGTTGCAGCCGAAAGCACCACGCTCTTCGCGCGGGTTTCTCCCGCGCACAAGAAGCGGATCATTCAGGCGCTTCAGGCCGGAAATCATACAGTGGGCTTCCTGGGCGACGGCATCAACGACGCGCCGGCATTGCGATCGGCCGACGTCGGGGTGAGCGTCGATGCGGCGGTGGATATTGCCAGGGAATCCGCAGACATGATCCTGCTGGAGAAGAGTCTGCTGGTGCTGGACGAGGGCGTGCTCGAAGGCAGAAGGGTGTTCGCCAATATTCTGAAGTACATCGGGATGGGCGCGAGCAGCAACTTCGGCAACATGTTCAGCGTGTTGGGGGCCAGCCTTTTCGTACCGTATCTCCCGATGACTCCGATTCAGATTCTCACGAACAACCTGCTCTACGATCTGTCTCAGACCGCCATTCCGACCGACGAAGTGGATGCCGAACAAATCGCCAGGCCTCGTCCGTGGGATATCGGGTCGATCTGGCGTTTCATCGTTCTGATTGGCCCATGCTCATCGATTTTTGACTATTTGACATTTTTCATGATGTTGAATGTGTTCCATTGCTGGGCGCTCGACAGGGCTTCGGTTTTTCAAACCGGCTGGTTCGTCGAGAGCCTGCTCACGCAGACGCTCATTATTTATGTAATTCGCACCCGAAAGATTCCATTTCTCCAGAGCCGCGCCTCCTGGCCGCTGATGGTCACGACTACCTGCATCATGGCTGTCGGACTGGCCATTCCATTCTCGGTGATCGGCCCCCATCTCGGATTCACACACCTGCCGCCGCTCTACTGGCTGTTGCTGAGCGGGATCACAGTGGGCTATCTGCTCCTCACGCAGAGCGTGAAGACGTGGCTGGTGCGGCGTCAGTGGATTTAG